TTGTATTTTGAAAATGCTATTGTTAGTTTTAGGTATTTGTATTTCTagattactattttttttttgtgaagggGGTGGGGACATGGACAAGTGGCATAGGAAGTTACTCGAGCAAAATTTTCAGTTGAAGTTCAATTGAGTTCACTGAATTATTTCCTTTGTGGTGGAATGTTTAGAGAACACATTGATGGCcttgaaagagaaagaaaaagaaccagCAGCGCCAGAACCAGAGCCAGAACCAACAACTGAAGTCCTTTTCCTTTGCAGTTATGAAGGCTGTGGAAAGACCTTTATTGATGCTAGTGCTTTGAGAAAACATTCtcatgtccatggagagaggtcATATATTTGTCATTATGAAAATTGTGGAAAGGTATGTCATCGAGTCCTTTAGTGATATagcttatctttttttttttaattatccaTGGTTAGTTTATATTACTTGGATTCCATTCCAACAAGAAAGGTATAAGTATTTTACTTgagttttaaaaaatcaaaatatttactttattttcttataatttaaataatgaaaaagCATTCATGGTTTGTCacttgtttcttcttttctttcaagTTTTGCTGTATTATTTCCCTTTTTGTCAGGCATGATTGTGGCTCTgaatatgttttttgttttcatattgCAGAAATTCTTAGACAGCTCGAAGTTGAAAAGACACTTTCTCATCCATACAGGAGCAAGAGATTTTGTCTGTCCAGTTGAAGGCTGTGGTAAGGTGATCATGATGAATTCTTTGTTAAGACTTTTCTCATGTTTTCGCATGGTTATTTTATTGGCATTAGTATTCAAAGATGATATTGCTATATTTGAATTTCCATACATATGAAAATgttatttatttcttgtattccTGAATCAATAGATGAAGAACAACTGGCATTTATGTTTTTCAGTTCCACATCTTGGCCAAGTCTATAGCAGCTTCTGCAAAATTTTCTCTTGGATGAATGAGAAATTTTTTCTGATCAATAAATTCGTTCAATTGGTCATCTTTCAATATTGGATAAAGTCTCAAAATCAAGTTGACTCTTACTTGGGATGCAGGAAAACTGAAGTTTTGAAGTTTTTAGTTTTGTCATGTTTGTTTTCCCAACATTTTTAAATTCTGAAAATGTCTTAAAGTATACTTAATGAAAACATTACTTTTAGCAGTTTTTTGGATGAATGAGGTCTTGAAAGGAGAAACCTTTTTGTAGCAGCCCCTTTTGGGCTAAATAGTAAAGATTCTCCCCTGAACTTTGAGGTGATGACAAAGCTCTACCCTGTTCGTTGAATTCTGAAAAAGTTCCTTTTATGATGCTGCAACTATGCCCCTTCTGTGAACTTCAGTTCAATATTATAAATGACATGCGGGTCCCTCTTGACCGGTTAACTTGATTATTATGCTCATCATAATAATCATAAAGGGCCCACCATCTCCAAACAAACAACCCTAGCTTCTGTCATTGTCTTTTGGATGTCTCAGAAGTATGTGTCAAGCTTGTAAACCCAAGCTCAAATTCTGAAGGTGCAAAGTTACACCTTTCTCCAACATTTCCCTGTAGAACCTTGCAAATTTTGCTTTATTGTCAGACTTTGCATCTTCGAAGTTGTAAACAAGTCCCTCAGTGAAGAAAAACCCAAACATCCCACTTATATACACCCGGCCACCACATATATCATGCTCAGCGCTCTTGCCAACATGCAAACTTCCTTGAATATGTTCGTTGGTGATTTTGTGCTGGAACTATTTGAAGGTATGAATTCCTTCCATCATTGCCTGTGGGTTCCTGCACAACTACTCAGACTGGTACATCGGCCCTACAGGTGCCACCATCTACATGATTTCCCTCGTACCATATGCACCAATTTGGCAATCTACCGCAAATAATCTTCGTAAGTGTTGTCAGATCAGGAGTTATGCTGACATACTCTTGAGCTTCACCATGAGATATGTGAAATCCAATTTCATGTTTGAAGGTTTGTTTGTGTTTGCGGGGAGATCAAATGGAGTTTTGATATGTAGGGTCTTTTTCCTTGTTTATGTTACTGTGTCTTGAGATTTGCTTGTGAATTGTGTGTTAGAGTTCAAACTaataaattcttcttctttgagaTCATAAAGATTTTGATATGGAAGAAGTAACCTTTTGTGTTGGTCTCTTGCTTGTTTGAGTTGGTTGAGGTTACCTGCTTGCTTTGATTGAGACAGTTAAATTAAAACTTGGTGGAATGGGAACCATGTCGGCATCCTTGTTTGGGAATGATAGCTCCGTGATATCAAGTATTATAAACatttttgtactatattttaATGAAGCTAATTAGTCTAATCAGACCAAATGATTAGTTTCAACGAAGAGGTTAACAGATAGGGTCATTTACATCTTCAGTGAAAAACAAAGGGCTTTCTTCAGAAATCAAAGGTCAGGGTTTGGCCTTGCAGCTGCCCCACGCTTCATGTGGTGTCTTTGCTTATTACCCTTTTTTTCATCGACTTATAGGATACACAGTGAACTGAGAAAGAAAACTCAATTTAGCCAACCACTTTTCAAAATTTCAGCCAAGCGTAAGATGGTGTGCTTGGATTTTCATGAAAGTTTtctatattattattgtttttgttattgtttcAGACATTTTCAATTCGCAAGTGCACGGCATGCAAGTGTTCATAATTTGACTGATTTCAGTTATGATTACTGCAGGCTTTCTCACTTGATTTCAACCTGAGGTCACACATGAAAACACATTCACAGGAAAACTATCATATTTGTCCATATCCTGATTGTGGAAAGAGATATGCTCATGAGTACAAGCTGAAGAACCACATTTCAGCTCATCATGACAAGGTTAGTTCCATAAtcatttcctttgtttttctttaactTTTTGTTAAGTTTCTACAGTAAATGCAACCTTTCCCACACAAAAACCTTCCTGTAAAATTTCATGAAATGGAAACCTTGTAGATATGACGACATCCTAGTGTGTCTTGATTTGTTTCTAGAGTGTGATAACTCCAATTTGTCTGTCATTTAGTGAGAATCCTGTAAATAATTTCAGCCATGCAGTGTGAAATAGGTTCATAGCTCCAATTATTTGGATTTGTTGGCATCAGTTCAGTTTGGGTTGCATAGTGAGCATAAATTTTCCCCTGGTACCTTTTTCTGCAGTTAGAAATAAGGCATAAAATTACAATACATTGGCTGCTATTTATTGTTAACAGGTAGAGTGATTGAGTTGTGGAGGACAGCTTCATGAGGACACAAGTTCAATCCCCCTTCCCCCAAAGAACTTGCCTCTAAAAAACATTTATGGAGGACAtttgaagttgttttttttttttctctttcaacaGCTGGACAATGTAATGTCCAAAAGGTGCTTAGAATTGCATCTGGAAATCTAAATGGACATCCCGTGTTTTTTATCAGCCACTATTTTTTCCTTCAGGAAGAAAAATCAGCCATCTGTCTTAATATTGTGGATTTTGTATATGATGCTAGCTCTGGGTTGCGTTATTATGGTATCTGGGAAACCAGTCTCATTTCACCTTCCATTTTATAGACTGCAGCTGTGGATGTGGTGAAATATGCCACACCTCCAGAGAAGGTGTCCAAAACTCCCAAGCCGCCTTCAACAGGGGCTTATGGGTCTGCATCATCTGACCGCCCTTACACCTGTCCTTACGAAGGATGTGATAAGGCATACATCCATGAATACAAGCTTAAGTTACATCTGAGGAGGGAACATCCTGAACATATGTTAGATGAGAATGCTGAGAATCCTCCAAATGCTGATAATGAGATGGATGAAGGCAGTGACCAAGATGCTTATGCTGGGAATCGTGGGAATGGAAAAAGTCAGAAAAGTAGGCCAAAGCCAAACCTGAAGATGCCTCCTTCGAAAACCACACAACGCAAGGGTTCAACTCCATCTCCAGCCATGCTTAATGTATCTAAAAGACCATGGCAACCTAAAGAAGAAACTTACGAGGAAGAGGATAGTGAGGAAACTGAGGAAGACCGTGATAATGCCGAGGATGGATGGAGGTATACGGACAACAATGACGATGAGGATGAAGAGACAGAGTATGAAGATTAAAGTATAATTATGGCATTATTTTCCTTAGCTTTGCTATCTGAGTCTTTCCACGCCATTGTAAACTTATATTTTCTCAGAATCCTCGCCTTCTGTCTAAGTTTCTCACAATTTTAAGTTTTGGCGGAATGACATTGAGGCTCTCAACAAACATCTGTTTTGCagcacaaaaatatataaagagTTTGGAGTGGCAAATTTGGCTAATATGTTTCTGATATCTTTAATGTGTTCCACAAACTTTTTCCCGCTACTTTTTCTATCCTCTTGTGACCTTACATTTGAGTTGGTCTTTGGGCATCTTCAAGAAGTGTCCTGCTTTGAACATATCCGATGGATGGCCTGCTTTTAGGTCATAGGGCCGAGCTCGTTGTGAGTGTATTGTCCATGTGTGGATGCGAGCGTATATTTGTTTGGGTTAAATCTTGTATTTCACCTTGTTAATGGGGGAGTCCATACATGGACTAGATATTTGTCCTCGCCTTgcatttttctctctttgcaATGAAATCTGAGTTTAGAGAGCCTATATACAGACTCATAAATTACTCTTTacctttttaaattatttttttttattgctaaTTTCAGATCCACTTAAAAGTTTTGATTGCTTCGTGTGAATTCTAC
This sequence is a window from Tripterygium wilfordii isolate XIE 37 chromosome 8, ASM1340144v1, whole genome shotgun sequence. Protein-coding genes within it:
- the LOC120003347 gene encoding zinc finger transcription factor YY1-like, translated to MDNHFHNMFERRTIPRSKTPAVRWFKEWVPQDVVATGAKCSLLKWVTENTLMALKEKEKEPAAPEPEPEPTTEVLFLCSYEGCGKTFIDASALRKHSHVHGERSYICHYENCGKKFLDSSKLKRHFLIHTGARDFVCPVEGCGKAFSLDFNLRSHMKTHSQENYHICPYPDCGKRYAHEYKLKNHISAHHDKTAAVDVVKYATPPEKVSKTPKPPSTGAYGSASSDRPYTCPYEGCDKAYIHEYKLKLHLRREHPEHMLDENAENPPNADNEMDEGSDQDAYAGNRGNGKSQKSRPKPNLKMPPSKTTQRKGSTPSPAMLNVSKRPWQPKEETYEEEDSEETEEDRDNAEDGWRYTDNNDDEDEETEYED